The proteins below come from a single Osmerus mordax isolate fOsmMor3 chromosome 3, fOsmMor3.pri, whole genome shotgun sequence genomic window:
- the tmem150b gene encoding modulator of macroautophagy TMEM150B, protein MWLWALLPVGLAVFGTVGIWLVFGMAVSNGTVNVTVEFPYISTCGSFSPQSCIFSQVCNTCAVLALWVVVIRFQQIRDYGDDSKVNLASIILGFISSIGISIIGNFQQSVLLGPHLLGACLAFFVGLVYFWLQAWLTYRAAPSPERCWVGLIRTVCCSSCTLLVILMAVFHNTGNRTGGAICEWALVMIFFVQFGLFGAEFRHIDYHKLTVQRKG, encoded by the exons aTGTGGCTGTGGGCGTTGCTTCCGGTCGGTCTGGCTGTGTTTGGTACGGTGGGCATCTGGTTAGT GTTTGGCATGGCTGTGTCCAACGGGACTGTGAATGTGACTGTGGAGTTTCCTTACATCAG CACATGTGGGTCCTTCAGCCCGCAGAGCTGCATCTTCTCTCAGGTCTGCAACACCTGCGCTGTCCTTG ccttGTGGGTGGTAGTTATTCGTTTCCAGCAGATCAGGGACTATGGTGACGACAGCAAGGTGAACTTAGCCAGCATCATCCTGGGGTTCATCTCCTCTATAGGGATCTCCATCATCGGAAACTTTCAG CAATCTGTGCTGTTAGGGCCCCACCTGCTGGGGGCATGTCTGGCCTTCTTCGTGGGCCTGGTCTACTTCTGGCTGCAGGCGTGGCTCACCTACAGGGCGGCGCCCTCTCCGGAGCGCTGCTGGGTGGGTCTGATCAGAACCGTGTGCTGCAGCAGCTGCACGCTCCTGGTCATCCTCA TGGCCGTATTCCACAACACAGGGAACCGAACCGGGGGGGCAATATGCGAGTGGGCCCTGGTCATGATCTTCTTCGTCCAGTTTGGCCTGTTTGGTGCAGAGTTTCGCCACATAGACTACCACAAGCTGACAGTGCAGAGAAAAGGCTAA